The nucleotide window CGCCACTACATTTAAAGCGAAAGAATAAAAGGGTTATTTTCCAAAGCGGTCTTCCACTACCCGGAGCCTGTAGGCAAAAATATTCTCCAGCTGGCGTCTGACAAACAGTGCATGGGCCAGGCGCCCCAGCCATCCCAATGGGAGGCGGTAGTGTACTGTATCCTGCATCTGCACCCCTCCCGGCACTTCGACAAAATGATGTTCATGGTGCCAGAGGCGGTAAGGACCTACCCGCTGTTCATCTACAAAATAATCATGCTGCTGCACATGGGTAATTTCCGTTACCCATTCCAGCGGAATACGGGCTACCGGGCATACGGTATAGGAGATGATCTGACCGGCATAAACCCGTCCTTCATAAGGGGGTGATGTAACCCGGAACCGCATATAGGCAGGGGTGATCCTTTCCAGGTTGTTGGGGTTGGAAAAGAAGTCCCACACCGCTTCCAGCGGAGCCGGTATAAACTGGGTCTGTTGCAGCAGATAAACACTAGGCATAAGGTAAAGATAAGAAATGGTGCCTGCCGTGCCGGGATAATACGGGGTAATATCAGGAGAATCAGCGCCATCATGTGAATCACAGTTACCAAAAGAAAAACAAAGCTTTCAGCCGTTTTCGTAAGTTTGCAGCATTATTTTTAATCCGACCGGTAATATGTATCGATATATCAGGAGCTGGGCATTCTGGCTGATTTCTTTAATGATCGCTATTTCACTGACCCGTTGTGCCAACATAGTGCCTCCTGGTGGGGGACCACGTGACAGTATTCCTCCCAGGCTGATGGCTGTAAATCCTCCCGACTCCTCCCTGCACTTCAAAAACAAAAAGGTATATTTTGTATTTGATGAGTTTGTGGAGCTGGATAATGTGAATGATAAACTCATCGTATCTCCTACCCTGAAACGCACGCCTATCGTAACAGCCAAGTTGCGTACGGTGACCCTGGAGCTCAGGGATACGTTGCAGGCCAACACTACCTACACCTTCAATTTTGCCGATGCGATCCGCGATATCAACGAGCGGAATATGATTGCTGAGTTCCAGTACGTAGTGTCTACCGGCAATTACCTGGACAGCCTTCAGATAAAAGGACATCTTATCGAGGCCGAAACCGGCCGGCCAGACAGTAACGTGGCCGTGATGTTGTACCGCAACCTGGAAGACTCCATCGTATCAAAGGAAAAGCCGGTGTATTATGCCAAAACAAAGAGCGATGGCTCCTTCTGGTTCAAAAACCTGGCTCCCGGTACCTATAAGATCTTCGCCCTGAAAGAAGAAGACCGTGATCTTCAATATAATCAGCCTTCAGAGATGATCGCTTTTATAGAAAAGCCGATCGTGATCCAGACACAGAACCTCTCTGATGTAAACCTGCTGCTGTTCATGGAGCGCGATAGCACCATCAAACAAGCACCCGAGCCGTTAGACTCACTGGACCTGGAGCTGGAACAAGAGAAGGAGAAAGAGAAAGAAAAGGAAAAAAAGAAGAAAACGCCCAAACTGCAGGCTGCCCCTGCGCTGGATGGAGGTCTGCAGGAACTGCCGGCACCTCTGCAGCTGACATTTAACCTGCCCCTGCGGTCGCTGGACAGCTCCAGAATGATACTGGGAGAAGATAGTGCCTATACACCGGTGACCTTCCACAGCAGTATGGACTCTACCCATACCAAACTTTCTGTGCATTATCCCTGGAAAGAAGGCTTACCATATCGCCTGATTATCCCGAAGGATGCAGCCACCGATACTACAGGGCAACAGTTTGTCAAAGCAGATACTATCAGCTTCAAGTCGAAAAAAGCCAGTGACTACGCTATTTTCGGGGTTACCCTCAAAATCAGCGACAGCACCAGGAATGCTATCAATGACGACTCCATGCATTATGTAATACAGCTGGTGCAGGATAAAACCATCAAGTATTCCGGGACTGTGGTGAATGGCACCTGGCTTCAGAAGTTTATCACGCCTGGCGAATATGAGGTACGGGTACTGCTGGATGCCAACAACAATGGCAAATGGGACCGGGGACAATATTACAAGGAGCCTAAGCGGCAACCTGAACGGGTGATCCTGGTACCAGGCAAGCAGAACCTGAAGGCATACTGGACGCTAAAACCAACGATAGAAATATAATTTAAATAGCTGCACGGGCCAGCTCATGCAGCTGGTACCGTGCCAATATTCCTAACTTTGCAACATGGTATTTTCCTCCGCGCTGATTGAAAATGCAGTTAATGAATTCGCCAAGCTGCCGGGCATCGGTAAAAAAACAGCCCTGCGCCTGGTACTGCACCTGTTGAAACAGGAGACAGTACAGGTACAGCAGTTTGGGGAGGCGATCGCCCGTATGCGGCAACAGATCCGGTTTTGCAAGGTATGTCATAATGTTTCCGATGAGGAAATATGTGGCATCTGCAACAGCCATTCCCGGCAGCGGCACGTAGTATGCCTGGTGGAAAGTATCCGTGATGTAATGGCGATTGAAAATACCCAGCAGTTTAATGGCCTGTATCATGTACTGGGCGGTATTATCTCCCCTATTGACGGCATTGGTCCGGAACAGCTGAATATCCAGTCACTGGTGGAAAGAGTACAGCACCAGGGGGTGGAAGAGGTGATCATGGCGCTCAGCCCTACTATTGAAGGAGACACTACCATTTATTTCCTCTCTAAAAAACTGAAGGATTTTCCGGTGAAGATTACCACGATAGCCCGTGGTATTGCTTTTGGCGGAGAGCTGGAATATGCCGATGAGATGACGCTGGCCAGATCTATCTCTAACAGGCTGCCTTTAGACAGTTATGTCAAACAATAGAATTTATTCATTTATTTATTTATTCATTGGTCAATATCTAAATTTCAAATTAAACAAATAACCAAATCCTTAAATAAAATACGGGCGTTGAATAACGCCCGTCTTCGTTTAACCTGTAATTCCACGTTATGAAAAAGGTTAGGGTACGTTTTTTTCAGGCGTACCCTGAAATATAGTATGATTGGTTTCTGATTGTTTCTGTCGCTCCTGCCAACGTTGCATTTCATGCTGATTCAGGAAGGATATCCTGAAAACTGTCGGCTCACTCCCATCATTCACTTCCGGAACTGGTTGCAGTCCCAGACCAGCCAGGTGTTTCCTGAGCGCATGGATATGTTCTGCTATCGTCATGACGAAAAAACTTTGTTTAGTTGTAATAAAAACCGGGAAGAACTTTTAATGATAGACTTTTTCTGCCTTAACAGCAGCACCCCGAAGGACAACAGGCATAGGGTTGGCGGGGCGCCATGGCCGGGTTCAACATCATATTCAGGTCTCTTTGTTGCATGGTGTTTTCTATTACCCTACAAATATAGTAGACTTTATAGACTTCCACCAAATAAAAATTTCAATATAGACAAAATCTATACAAAACACATACAATATAACATGATGATTAAAGATTAGGGCAACCAGGCCAGGACCGACAAATAAGCGTTTTAAGATATTAAAATAGCTTATCTTTACGGGATATTACGGGGGTGGATTTGTTTATTGTTCGACCCCGTTACAACCTAAAACAGCAACTAATAAACATCTTACAAACATGAAATCTTTACAAGACTGCGCTAATGAGCGTGTGCTCATCATTGACGGTGCCATGGGCACCATGATCCAGCGGTACAAACTCCAGGAAGAAGACTACAGAGGCACCCGTTTTGCCAATTACCACAGTGATCTCAAAGGCAACAACGACCTGCTTAATCTCACCCAGCCACAGATCATAGAAGCCATTCACAAGGAATACCTCGAAGCAGGAGCTGATATTATTGAAACCAATACTTTCAGCAGTACTTCCATTGCCATGGCTGATTATGACATGCAGGCGCTGGCCTATGAGCTGAACGTGGCTGCCGCCAGCATCGCTAAAAAAGCTGCGACTGAATATACTGCCAAAAATCCTGACAAACCCCGGTTTGTAGCTGGTGCCATTGGCCCGTTAAACAAAACCCTGTCGCTCTCTCCGGATGTGAACAATCCAGGCTTCCGTTCCGTTACCTTTGACGAAGTGGCCGAAGCCTACGAAGAACAGATCAGGGGCCTGAGTGATGGTGGTGTAGACGTTCTGCTTATCGAAACCATCTTCGATACGCTCAACTGTAAAGCAGCCATCTATGCTATTAAAAAGTATTTCCGGGAATCCGGCAAGCCGGAACTGCCGATCATGATCTCCGGTACCATTACGGATGCCTCCGGCAGAACCCTGAGCGGTCAGACACTGGAAGCTTTCTATATCTCCGTGATGCATGCCAACCCCTTCTCTATAGGCCTCAACTGCGCCCTCGGCGGACAACAGATGCGCCCGTATGTAGAGGAACTGTCCAACATAGCCAGCTGTTATGTTAGCTGTTACCCCAACGCCGGCCTGCCTAACGCCTTCGGTGAATATGATGAAGAGCCGGAAGATACCGCCTGCATTATTGAAGACTTCGCCTCCTCCGGCTTTGTGAATATTGTAGGAGGTTGCTGTGGTACTACACCAGACCACATCCGCCATATTGCCGAACACGTAAAACACATCCAGCCCCGTCGCAAGCCGGAACTGATGGACTCCCTGGCATAAACGGACACACAGGTTTTCATGTAAACACGAGTATTTGCAACCATGAGCGCTACAAGTATACCCTCCAATACGACTAACGAAGTAATGATCACAGACACCGATATCGCCCCTTCACGGGTAATCAGGCCTTTTATGCGCTTAAGCGGTCTCGAACCGCTGGTGGTAAGGCCCGAAACCAATTTTATCAACGTTGGTGAACGTACCAACGTTACCGGTTCCAAAAAATTTGCCCGGCTGATACGGGAAGGGCTTTATGAAGAAGCATTATCTGTAGCCCGCCAGCAGGTGGAAAACGGCGCCCAGATCCTGGACGTGAACATGGACGACGCCCTGCTCGACGGGGAAGCCGCCATGTCAACCTTCCTTAAGTTACTGGCCGCAGAACCAGATATCTCCCGTATTCCCATCATGATCGACTCCAGTAAGTTCAGTGTTATTGAAGCCGGCCTGAAGTGCGTACAGGGTAAATGTGTGGTCAACTCCATCAGCCTCAAGGAAGGAGAAGCCAAATTCATTGAGCAGGCCCATATCTGTAAAAGCTATGGTGCCGCCGTGGTAGTAATGGCCTTCGATGAACATGGCCAGGCCGACACCGAAGAAAAAAGGGTCAGCTTCAGCCACAGAGCCTATAAAATACTGACAGAAGTAGTAGGCTATGATCCGCAGGACATCATCT belongs to Chitinophaga sp. HK235 and includes:
- a CDS encoding SRPBCC family protein — translated: MPSVYLLQQTQFIPAPLEAVWDFFSNPNNLERITPAYMRFRVTSPPYEGRVYAGQIISYTVCPVARIPLEWVTEITHVQQHDYFVDEQRVGPYRLWHHEHHFVEVPGGVQMQDTVHYRLPLGWLGRLAHALFVRRQLENIFAYRLRVVEDRFGK
- a CDS encoding Ig-like domain-containing protein, translated to MYRYIRSWAFWLISLMIAISLTRCANIVPPGGGPRDSIPPRLMAVNPPDSSLHFKNKKVYFVFDEFVELDNVNDKLIVSPTLKRTPIVTAKLRTVTLELRDTLQANTTYTFNFADAIRDINERNMIAEFQYVVSTGNYLDSLQIKGHLIEAETGRPDSNVAVMLYRNLEDSIVSKEKPVYYAKTKSDGSFWFKNLAPGTYKIFALKEEDRDLQYNQPSEMIAFIEKPIVIQTQNLSDVNLLLFMERDSTIKQAPEPLDSLDLELEQEKEKEKEKEKKKKTPKLQAAPALDGGLQELPAPLQLTFNLPLRSLDSSRMILGEDSAYTPVTFHSSMDSTHTKLSVHYPWKEGLPYRLIIPKDAATDTTGQQFVKADTISFKSKKASDYAIFGVTLKISDSTRNAINDDSMHYVIQLVQDKTIKYSGTVVNGTWLQKFITPGEYEVRVLLDANNNGKWDRGQYYKEPKRQPERVILVPGKQNLKAYWTLKPTIEI
- the recR gene encoding recombination mediator RecR; translated protein: MVFSSALIENAVNEFAKLPGIGKKTALRLVLHLLKQETVQVQQFGEAIARMRQQIRFCKVCHNVSDEEICGICNSHSRQRHVVCLVESIRDVMAIENTQQFNGLYHVLGGIISPIDGIGPEQLNIQSLVERVQHQGVEEVIMALSPTIEGDTTIYFLSKKLKDFPVKITTIARGIAFGGELEYADEMTLARSISNRLPLDSYVKQ
- a CDS encoding homocysteine S-methyltransferase family protein, encoding MKSLQDCANERVLIIDGAMGTMIQRYKLQEEDYRGTRFANYHSDLKGNNDLLNLTQPQIIEAIHKEYLEAGADIIETNTFSSTSIAMADYDMQALAYELNVAAASIAKKAATEYTAKNPDKPRFVAGAIGPLNKTLSLSPDVNNPGFRSVTFDEVAEAYEEQIRGLSDGGVDVLLIETIFDTLNCKAAIYAIKKYFRESGKPELPIMISGTITDASGRTLSGQTLEAFYISVMHANPFSIGLNCALGGQQMRPYVEELSNIASCYVSCYPNAGLPNAFGEYDEEPEDTACIIEDFASSGFVNIVGGCCGTTPDHIRHIAEHVKHIQPRRKPELMDSLA